From Thermosipho africanus Ob7, the proteins below share one genomic window:
- the der gene encoding ribosome biogenesis GTPase Der, translated as MPTVLIVGKSNVGKSTLFNKLIGYKKSIVDDKEGVTRDAVSGRVSYYSKTFNIVDTGGIFENPEDDIINKSKDLTLKMLNEADLILFVIDARNGITSEDYYLAEIIRKSNNDVILVSNKSESVRRVQNNLPDIYKLGFGDPIFVSAEQGKNIDTLIERIVNVLESKGLSLEENLKEESQPIIRVTFIGRPNAGKSTLFNSILNKERVLVTPIPGTTRDSVDELVTINGRKYLFVDTAGLRRKSKVDYKSLDMYSNVRSIKSIENSDVVVILIDAIEGITHQDQRIAGIAENRGKATIVAFNKIDLIKNFKYKKEEFIEQFNEKLYFINYSPLIFLSAINKQGIDNLINVIDEAYKSLHYRVQTSAVNSAIQRMMAFTPPPKGLKILYGTQVDIRPPTFLFFTNGKKVPEFYQNHIRKTIRENIYPFVGAPIFLKFKSRH; from the coding sequence ATGCCAACAGTATTGATAGTGGGCAAGAGTAATGTTGGAAAGTCCACTCTTTTTAATAAACTCATAGGTTATAAAAAGTCAATAGTAGATGATAAAGAAGGTGTTACACGAGATGCGGTAAGTGGCCGCGTCTCGTATTATAGCAAAACATTTAATATAGTGGATACTGGTGGAATATTTGAAAACCCTGAAGATGATATAATAAACAAATCAAAAGATTTAACACTGAAAATGTTAAATGAAGCAGATTTAATTCTTTTTGTTATTGATGCAAGGAATGGTATAACATCTGAAGATTATTATCTTGCTGAAATAATAAGAAAGTCTAATAATGATGTAATTTTAGTATCTAATAAATCTGAAAGTGTAAGACGTGTTCAAAATAATTTACCTGATATTTATAAGTTAGGATTTGGTGATCCAATTTTTGTTTCAGCAGAGCAGGGAAAGAACATTGACACGTTAATTGAAAGAATAGTAAATGTACTTGAAAGCAAAGGACTATCACTAGAAGAAAATCTTAAAGAAGAAAGCCAACCCATTATCCGGGTTACATTTATTGGTAGACCAAATGCTGGGAAATCAACACTATTTAATTCCATATTGAATAAAGAAAGAGTTTTGGTAACACCTATACCTGGAACCACAAGAGATTCGGTTGATGAACTAGTAACCATTAATGGAAGAAAATACTTATTTGTTGATACTGCAGGTTTAAGAAGAAAAAGTAAAGTTGATTATAAAAGCTTAGACATGTATAGTAATGTGCGTTCAATAAAAAGTATAGAAAATTCTGATGTTGTAGTAATTTTAATTGATGCTATAGAAGGTATTACGCATCAGGATCAAAGAATTGCTGGAATTGCAGAAAACAGAGGCAAGGCAACTATAGTAGCCTTTAATAAGATTGACTTGATAAAAAACTTCAAATATAAGAAAGAAGAATTTATAGAACAATTTAATGAAAAACTTTATTTCATTAATTATAGCCCATTAATTTTTTTAAGTGCAATTAATAAGCAAGGAATTGATAATCTTATAAATGTAATTGATGAAGCATACAAGTCTCTTCATTACAGGGTTCAAACAAGTGCAGTTAATTCAGCAATACAAAGAATGATGGCGTTTACACCACCGCCAAAAGGTCTTAAGATTTTGTATGGAACCCAAGTTGATATACGTCCACCAACCTTTTTGTTTTTCACTAATGGTAAAAAAGTGCCGGAATTTTATCAAAACCATATAAGAAAAACTATTAGAGAAAATATTTATCCATTTGTTGGGGCTCCAATATTCTTAAAATTTAAATCGAGGCATTAA
- a CDS encoding bifunctional 4-hydroxy-3-methylbut-2-enyl diphosphate reductase/30S ribosomal protein S1: MQIKIAKGIGFCFGVEKAVNVTKELLKSGKNVFTDDDIVHNKQVMEELERLGLSYDNGDIYLIRAHGLPKEKIEKIKKEHRVVDLTCNIVYNLFKTVEEYENKGYQVVVYGKITHPEMIALKSYSKNAIITMEPLVVKSDKIFVASQTTMSYKDFENFYNKLKDISIYNEFKVFNSICNITHNREIEVEKLSKEVDLMIVVGGKHSSNTRKLFNIASQHTKAIHIETIDEIKEIPKGVDSVGIISGTSTPKEIVEEIAAGLKKLGGMLQMENNFEKLLDSYLFDNVRKGEIVEAVVLRKGESEIFVDFGWKSEGVVTSDELVKDVKDYKIGEKLSLILLRKNDDEGIAYLSEKIVYSKKLKEILKEKFEKGEKIIGKVNSEIKGGYKVLIENTIQAFLPKSESMIFDGNIPKSPLEFKIIKFEERGKRLNIILSRKAFINEQKEKFFNERKEGDIIEGIVKKIEKFGAFVRIFEGIDGLLPNSEVSYDTSLKVEDVLSEGQSVKLYIKKIDKENRKILLSLKELMPDPWQNVTKKYKVGDIVSGKVKNILSYGFYVNLEPGVDGLVHIDDIFWGRRGKISDIVSVGDIVKVMIKEIDPNNKKMRLSYKEVEGDPWENIEEKYPVGNTITGTVSFILDKGVIVEIERGISGFCPISEISWNYISSVKDVLNEGQKVKAVITELDKENRKMRLSIKRVQENPWKKFKVNHKIGDIVAVKVIKELKSGYVGACENVEIYLPKSHVLKEITLGDELKVKIIQIKEDGEILRITASEKELENEKVIDSLKEEFENERYTTIERKVDNANSIDSGQE, encoded by the coding sequence ATGCAAATTAAAATTGCAAAAGGAATAGGTTTTTGTTTTGGAGTAGAAAAAGCTGTAAATGTTACAAAAGAATTGTTGAAATCCGGTAAAAACGTTTTTACAGATGACGATATAGTTCATAATAAACAAGTAATGGAAGAACTTGAAAGATTAGGCTTATCATATGATAATGGCGATATATATCTTATTAGAGCACACGGCCTTCCAAAAGAGAAAATTGAAAAAATAAAAAAAGAACATAGAGTGGTAGATTTAACTTGTAATATAGTTTATAATTTATTTAAAACTGTTGAAGAATATGAAAATAAAGGATATCAAGTTGTTGTGTATGGAAAAATTACTCATCCAGAGATGATTGCCCTAAAAAGCTATTCGAAAAATGCAATTATTACTATGGAACCTCTTGTTGTAAAAAGTGATAAGATTTTTGTAGCTAGCCAAACCACAATGTCATACAAGGATTTTGAAAATTTTTATAATAAATTAAAAGATATCTCGATTTATAATGAATTTAAAGTGTTTAATAGCATTTGTAATATCACTCACAACAGAGAGATAGAAGTGGAGAAACTTTCAAAAGAAGTAGACCTGATGATAGTAGTTGGTGGAAAACATAGTTCAAATACTAGAAAATTATTCAATATTGCATCACAACATACAAAAGCTATACATATTGAAACTATTGATGAAATAAAGGAAATACCCAAGGGGGTCGATAGTGTTGGTATTATAAGTGGAACTTCTACACCAAAAGAAATAGTTGAAGAAATTGCTGCTGGATTAAAAAAGCTAGGAGGGATGCTGCAAATGGAAAACAATTTTGAAAAATTATTAGATTCTTATTTATTTGATAATGTAAGAAAAGGAGAGATAGTTGAAGCAGTAGTTTTAAGAAAAGGAGAATCAGAAATATTTGTAGATTTTGGATGGAAAAGTGAAGGAGTAGTAACTTCGGACGAATTAGTTAAAGATGTAAAAGATTATAAGATTGGTGAAAAACTTTCTCTAATACTTTTAAGAAAAAACGATGATGAAGGTATTGCATATTTATCAGAAAAAATTGTATATTCGAAAAAATTGAAAGAAATATTAAAAGAAAAATTTGAAAAAGGAGAAAAAATAATTGGTAAAGTTAATTCTGAAATAAAAGGTGGTTATAAAGTACTAATAGAAAATACAATTCAAGCTTTTCTTCCAAAAAGTGAATCAATGATATTTGATGGAAACATTCCAAAAAGTCCTTTGGAATTTAAAATTATAAAATTTGAAGAAAGAGGCAAAAGATTAAATATTATTCTTTCTAGAAAGGCATTTATAAACGAGCAAAAAGAAAAATTCTTTAATGAAAGAAAAGAAGGAGACATAATAGAAGGAATTGTCAAAAAAATTGAAAAGTTTGGGGCTTTTGTTAGAATTTTTGAAGGGATAGATGGATTGCTTCCAAATTCTGAGGTTTCATATGATACATCTTTGAAAGTAGAAGACGTGCTAAGCGAAGGACAATCAGTAAAATTATATATTAAAAAAATAGATAAAGAAAATAGAAAAATTCTATTGAGCTTAAAAGAATTAATGCCTGATCCATGGCAAAATGTAACGAAAAAATACAAAGTTGGAGATATTGTAAGTGGGAAAGTAAAAAATATACTTTCGTATGGTTTTTATGTCAATTTAGAGCCAGGAGTTGATGGACTTGTACATATTGATGATATTTTTTGGGGCAGAAGGGGAAAAATTAGTGATATAGTCTCAGTTGGAGATATAGTTAAGGTAATGATTAAAGAAATAGATCCAAACAATAAAAAGATGAGATTAAGTTACAAGGAAGTTGAAGGAGATCCATGGGAAAATATTGAAGAAAAGTATCCAGTAGGAAATACTATAACAGGAACTGTAAGTTTCATACTTGATAAAGGAGTGATCGTTGAAATTGAAAGAGGAATTAGTGGTTTTTGCCCAATCTCAGAAATTTCATGGAATTATATCTCTTCTGTAAAGGATGTTTTAAATGAAGGCCAAAAAGTCAAGGCTGTTATTACAGAACTTGATAAAGAAAACAGAAAAATGAGGTTGAGCATCAAAAGAGTACAAGAAAATCCTTGGAAAAAATTTAAAGTCAATCATAAAATTGGTGATATAGTTGCAGTAAAAGTTATAAAGGAATTAAAATCAGGTTATGTTGGCGCGTGTGAAAATGTTGAAATTTATTTACCAAAATCTCATGTTTTGAAAGAAATAACTTTAGGTGATGAATTAAAGGTAAAGATTATACAAATTAAAGAAGACGGTGAAATATTGAGAATTACTGCAAGTGAAAAAGAACTTGAAAATGAGAAAGTTATTGATAGTCTAAAAGAAGAATTTGAGAATGAAAGATACACAACAATTGAAAGGAAGGTAGACAATGCCAACAGTATTGATAGTGGGCAAGAGTAA
- the cmk gene encoding (d)CMP kinase, translating to MPCRIAIDGPAGSGKTTVAKILADKLGIYYLDTGAMYRIIGLYLDKKGVENDSDIERELSTIKLEFINGDFYINGKRVGDEIRTPYAGICASKYAKKAIVREFLTRIQQKISKNENIVVEGRDIGTVVIPDAEVKIFLVASAEERAKRRYKELLDKGVKVSYEEVLNEIILRDKQDTEREIAPLRQPDDAVLIDSTKYTIEEVINKILEVVLEKCKLKLQKE from the coding sequence ATGCCTTGTAGAATAGCAATAGATGGACCTGCGGGTTCTGGTAAAACTACTGTTGCAAAAATTCTTGCCGATAAGTTGGGAATCTATTATCTTGATACAGGTGCGATGTATAGAATAATTGGGCTTTATCTTGATAAAAAAGGAGTTGAAAATGATTCAGATATTGAAAGAGAACTATCGACAATAAAATTAGAATTTATAAATGGAGATTTTTATATTAATGGTAAAAGAGTTGGAGATGAAATAAGGACCCCTTACGCTGGAATTTGTGCTTCAAAATATGCAAAAAAGGCTATTGTTCGTGAATTTCTAACTAGGATACAACAAAAAATATCTAAAAATGAAAATATTGTAGTAGAAGGCCGTGATATTGGAACGGTAGTAATTCCTGATGCTGAAGTTAAGATTTTTCTAGTAGCTTCTGCAGAGGAGCGTGCAAAAAGAAGATATAAAGAACTATTAGATAAAGGTGTTAAAGTTTCATATGAAGAAGTTTTGAATGAGATCATTTTAAGAGATAAACAGGACACTGAGAGAGAAATTGCCCCTTTAAGACAGCCAGATGATGCTGTTTTAATAGATTCAACTAAATATACGATAGAGGAAGTTATTAATAAAATTTTAGAGGTGGTACTAGAAAAATGCAAATTAAAATTGCAAAAGGAATAG
- a CDS encoding STAS domain-containing protein, with product MNNTKVEFIEKDQYTIAKVTGDIDAYHSADVKKDIREKMLATEKGKFVIDLSEVNYIDSAGLGSLVAILKDARLNNKELALLSPKQSVMRVFEMTRLDKVFHIISSLEEL from the coding sequence ATGAATAACACTAAAGTAGAATTCATTGAAAAAGACCAATACACAATTGCAAAAGTTACAGGTGATATTGATGCATATCATTCAGCAGATGTAAAAAAAGATATTAGGGAAAAAATGTTAGCAACTGAAAAAGGTAAATTTGTAATTGATCTTTCAGAAGTAAATTATATAGACAGTGCAGGTCTTGGAAGTTTAGTTGCAATATTAAAAGATGCTAGATTAAACAATAAAGAATTAGCTTTATTGTCTCCAAAACAATCAGTTATGAGAGTATTTGAAATGACTAGGTTAGATAAAGTATTTCATATTATTTCATCATTAGAAGAGTTATAG
- the aspS gene encoding aspartate--tRNA ligase, protein MYRTHTCGELNIKDVGKKVVLSGWVDRIRDLGGIKFIILRDRYGVTQIVVNPESPAYEISQKIGREWVIQIEGTVSERPESTKTETQTGEIEVIVEKINVLSKAELPPFYPGDKVSEDLRLKYRYLDLRDKNMNKNLIIRHKMAQAAREFLNKHGFLEIETPYLTKSTPEGARDFLVPSRLQKGKFYALPQSPQLFKQLLMVSGFDKYYQFARCFRDEDLRADRQPEFTQIDIEMSFVEMEDVINLMENFVRYVYSSVGIKLPEKFDRITYDEAMEIYGSDKPDRRFGMELKDLTNYFKDTDFKIIKNVINNGGSIKGFITQIPISRKIASELESYVKEFGLGGLLWFKLENGEISSPTNKFLGGSYENISKDYNLKDGDVVLLAAHTNREQLNTALGALRLRIAKEYFKNLEEGFDALWVVDFPFLEWNEEEKRYVARHHPFTMPKNIDSKPEDIKAYAYDMILNGNEIGGGSIRIHSSEIQRKVFEIIGLTNKEAEEKFGFLLEALKYGAPPHGGIAFGFDRMVSIALRTSSIRDVIAFPKTTSGTCQLTGAPSSVDKSQLEELSIKLFDIKEGGDENE, encoded by the coding sequence TTGTACAGAACTCATACTTGTGGGGAATTAAACATTAAAGATGTTGGAAAAAAAGTTGTTTTATCAGGCTGGGTTGATAGAATACGAGATTTAGGAGGGATAAAATTTATAATTTTGAGAGATAGATATGGTGTAACTCAGATAGTTGTAAATCCGGAATCGCCAGCTTATGAAATTTCACAGAAAATAGGAAGAGAATGGGTAATACAAATTGAAGGAACAGTTTCTGAAAGGCCTGAAAGTACAAAAACAGAAACTCAAACTGGTGAAATTGAAGTAATTGTAGAGAAAATAAATGTTTTATCAAAAGCAGAATTACCACCATTCTATCCAGGAGATAAGGTGTCAGAAGATTTAAGGTTGAAGTATAGATATCTAGATTTAAGAGATAAAAACATGAATAAAAATCTTATTATTAGGCATAAAATGGCACAAGCTGCTAGAGAATTTTTGAATAAACATGGATTTTTGGAAATTGAAACGCCTTATCTAACAAAGAGTACTCCTGAAGGTGCAAGAGATTTTCTTGTTCCTTCAAGGTTACAAAAAGGAAAATTTTATGCTCTTCCACAATCACCTCAACTATTTAAACAGCTTTTAATGGTTTCTGGATTTGACAAGTATTATCAATTTGCAAGGTGTTTTAGAGACGAGGATTTGCGTGCCGATAGGCAACCTGAATTTACTCAAATAGATATTGAAATGTCTTTTGTGGAAATGGAAGATGTTATAAATTTAATGGAAAACTTTGTTAGGTATGTTTACAGCTCTGTTGGAATTAAACTTCCTGAAAAATTTGATAGAATTACCTATGATGAAGCAATGGAAATATATGGTAGTGACAAGCCAGATAGAAGGTTTGGTATGGAATTGAAAGATTTAACAAATTACTTTAAAGACACTGATTTTAAGATTATTAAAAATGTTATAAACAATGGGGGTTCAATAAAAGGTTTTATTACCCAAATTCCTATTAGTAGAAAGATTGCTTCTGAATTAGAAAGCTACGTTAAAGAATTCGGACTTGGTGGTTTGCTATGGTTCAAGCTTGAAAATGGAGAAATTTCTTCGCCAACTAATAAATTCCTTGGCGGATCATATGAGAATATTTCAAAGGATTATAATCTCAAAGATGGAGATGTGGTTCTTTTAGCAGCTCATACAAATAGAGAGCAGTTAAATACCGCACTTGGAGCGTTGAGATTAAGAATTGCAAAAGAATATTTTAAGAATTTGGAAGAAGGTTTTGATGCATTATGGGTAGTTGATTTTCCATTTCTTGAATGGAATGAAGAAGAAAAAAGATATGTAGCTCGCCATCATCCATTTACAATGCCTAAAAACATTGATTCAAAACCTGAAGACATAAAGGCATATGCATATGATATGATATTAAATGGAAATGAAATTGGTGGAGGTAGTATAAGAATACACAGCTCTGAAATTCAAAGAAAAGTTTTTGAAATAATTGGGCTAACTAATAAAGAAGCAGAAGAAAAATTTGGTTTCCTATTAGAAGCTCTAAAGTATGGTGCGCCTCCTCATGGAGGAATAGCATTTGGTTTTGATAGAATGGTTTCAATTGCTTTAAGAACCTCTTCTATTAGAGATGTAATAGCTTTTCCAAAAACTACGAGTGGAACTTGTCAGCTAACAGGTGCGCCATCAAGTGTAGATAAAAGTCAACTAGAAGAGTTATCAATAAAATTATTTGATATTAAAGAAGGAGGGGATGAAAATGAATAA
- the fsa gene encoding fructose-6-phosphate aldolase produces the protein MKIFLDTANLDEIRRGVEWGVVDGVTTNPTLISKEGKPFEETIKEICNIVQGPVSAEVISLNFEGMIDEARNLAKIDENIVIKIPMTPDGIKAVKVLSKEGIKTNVTLIFSPNQALLAAKAGATYVSPFVGRVDDLANDGLKIVEEIMQIYENYGFETEVIVASVRHPMHVLEAALIGADIATVPFNVLEKMFKHPMTDIGIERFLKDWEKYKTGR, from the coding sequence ATGAAAATATTTCTTGATACCGCTAATTTGGATGAAATAAGGCGTGGTGTTGAATGGGGAGTAGTAGATGGAGTAACTACAAATCCAACATTAATCTCTAAAGAAGGAAAACCTTTTGAAGAAACAATTAAAGAAATTTGTAATATTGTACAAGGCCCCGTCTCAGCTGAAGTTATTTCCTTAAACTTTGAAGGAATGATAGATGAAGCAAGAAATCTTGCAAAAATTGATGAAAACATTGTAATTAAAATTCCTATGACTCCTGATGGAATAAAAGCTGTAAAAGTGCTTTCAAAAGAAGGAATTAAAACTAATGTTACGTTAATATTTAGTCCCAACCAGGCTTTACTTGCAGCAAAGGCTGGTGCAACGTATGTTAGCCCTTTTGTAGGGAGAGTTGATGATCTAGCAAATGATGGACTCAAAATTGTAGAAGAAATAATGCAAATATATGAAAATTACGGTTTTGAGACTGAGGTTATAGTAGCAAGTGTTAGACATCCAATGCATGTATTAGAAGCAGCACTTATTGGTGCTGATATTGCAACAGTCCCATTTAATGTTCTAGAAAAAATGTTTAAACATCCAATGACTGATATCGGTATAGAAAGATTTTTAAAAGATTGGGAAAAATATAAAACGGGAAGGTGA
- a CDS encoding ABC transporter permease subunit has translation MKKLIIYLLLSIGFVVMIMPFAWMIVTSFKLPSEVQQWPPKWFSKNFFSTRQVKVETKIGALRTLKGISLSEALSFTSSKDDDQNVLNISVEDDPFYRGKMILDITGYDYIEKASMDNFSKWLKSLKFPQQFSTESPEKFFEEVFLFYNSGNSPYFKRLNYISNLETKINNAISGIELVSKFVERRVSDKSEQTRFKDFLNKAKESLITLREDILKYKAGKSLVLTNDEINELYKLLDSINLVYSGKNELTNIFNTKVVNVILQEKDYIKFYLEVYRYFKQLQIKRVDKPIIAKVMTKNERIALLKENLKRLPESEILNNLIASEDFDNLPEKFSKKIDDYFLNEYKIETSFLNNLKSLIVTYKNLLIEEGIDYEQILKNGSFDDLLDISDKILSDSSSYKILKAKIGSISGELENYKRFLKELILLTDQLDLVRKVYNNSMNSWMIIDAPEFVKAVRVRNGEVIEIELNGIAPIYLSDDNLSTINLSFTFGEIIKNIFQNYVDAWKAAPFGQYYINTVFVATATTVLEVILASMAAYAFSWMNFPGKNALFGLFLATMMVPGEVLLVPNFITISKFGWIDTYYSLIIPWIVSVFAIFLMRQHFLSIPKELFDASKIDGCSHWRFLWQIVVPLSKPVIITGALLKFVGSWNSFLWVLIVTNSDKYRTLPVGLQNFSSDVGTLYNQLMAAATFSVLPVIILFLFTQKYFIKGIARTGLK, from the coding sequence ATGAAGAAATTGATTATCTACCTATTACTATCAATTGGTTTTGTTGTTATGATTATGCCTTTTGCATGGATGATTGTTACTTCTTTTAAACTCCCAAGTGAAGTTCAACAATGGCCCCCTAAATGGTTTTCAAAAAATTTCTTTTCTACAAGACAAGTAAAAGTTGAAACAAAAATTGGAGCTTTAAGAACATTGAAAGGCATAAGCTTAAGTGAGGCTCTAAGTTTTACATCATCAAAAGATGATGATCAAAATGTTCTAAATATATCAGTTGAAGATGATCCTTTTTATAGAGGTAAAATGATATTAGATATAACTGGATATGATTATATTGAAAAGGCTTCTATGGATAATTTTAGTAAGTGGCTCAAATCTTTGAAATTTCCACAGCAATTTTCAACTGAGTCTCCAGAAAAGTTCTTTGAAGAAGTTTTTCTCTTTTACAATAGCGGAAATTCTCCTTATTTTAAAAGATTAAACTACATTTCAAATCTTGAAACAAAAATTAACAATGCAATATCTGGAATAGAATTAGTAAGTAAATTTGTGGAAAGAAGAGTATCAGATAAGAGCGAACAAACAAGATTTAAAGATTTTCTAAATAAAGCTAAAGAAAGTCTTATTACTTTAAGAGAAGATATATTAAAATACAAAGCAGGTAAATCTTTAGTATTAACTAATGATGAAATTAACGAGCTTTATAAACTATTAGATTCTATAAATCTAGTCTATAGTGGTAAAAATGAATTAACAAATATTTTCAACACAAAGGTTGTAAATGTCATTTTACAAGAAAAGGATTACATTAAATTTTATTTAGAGGTATATAGATACTTTAAGCAATTACAAATTAAAAGAGTTGATAAGCCAATTATTGCAAAAGTTATGACAAAAAATGAACGAATAGCATTATTAAAAGAAAATTTAAAGAGATTACCTGAGTCAGAAATTTTAAACAATCTAATTGCCTCAGAAGATTTTGATAATCTACCTGAAAAGTTTTCTAAAAAGATTGACGACTATTTTTTAAATGAATATAAGATTGAGACATCATTTTTGAATAATTTAAAAAGTTTAATTGTTACATATAAAAATCTTTTAATTGAAGAAGGAATCGATTATGAACAAATTTTAAAGAATGGAAGTTTTGATGATTTGCTAGATATTTCTGATAAAATATTAAGTGATAGTAGTTCATATAAAATATTAAAAGCAAAAATTGGAAGTATTTCTGGTGAGTTAGAAAATTATAAAAGATTTTTGAAAGAGTTAATTCTGCTTACTGATCAGCTTGACTTAGTAAGAAAGGTTTATAATAATTCAATGAATTCATGGATGATTATTGATGCTCCAGAATTTGTTAAAGCAGTTAGAGTAAGAAATGGTGAAGTTATAGAAATTGAGTTGAATGGAATTGCACCTATTTATCTAAGCGATGACAATTTATCAACAATAAATCTTTCATTTACATTTGGTGAAATAATAAAGAATATATTCCAAAATTATGTTGATGCATGGAAAGCTGCGCCTTTTGGTCAGTATTATATTAATACAGTTTTTGTTGCGACGGCAACAACAGTATTAGAAGTAATATTAGCATCTATGGCTGCTTATGCATTTTCTTGGATGAATTTTCCTGGGAAAAATGCTTTGTTTGGTTTGTTCTTAGCAACAATGATGGTACCTGGTGAGGTTTTATTAGTGCCAAACTTTATAACAATTTCAAAATTTGGTTGGATTGATACATACTATTCGTTAATTATTCCTTGGATTGTTAGTGTTTTTGCTATATTCTTAATGAGACAACACTTTTTATCAATTCCAAAAGAACTATTTGATGCTTCGAAAATAGATGGTTGTTCACACTGGAGATTTTTATGGCAAATAGTTGTACCATTGAGTAAACCAGTAATAATAACTGGAGCACTTTTGAAATTTGTGGGAAGTTGGAATAGTTTCTTGTGGGTTTTAATTGTAACAAATTCTGACAAATATAGAACATTACCCGTAGGTCTTCAAAACTTTAGTTCAGATGTTGGGACATTATATAACCAGTTAATGGCAGCTGCGACATTTTCAGTACTTCCAGTGATCATACTATTTTTATTCACACAAAAATATTTCATTAAAGGAATTGCAAGAACTGGTTTAAAGTAA
- a CDS encoding carbohydrate ABC transporter permease, whose protein sequence is MKTATKKKLKESLLAYLFLLPSLIVLGIFVFWPVGFSFVLSFFKWDFRNMNAPYFNGLDNYLSIFEFDYPPKYSFFECFIFSIGYIFIAILIVVTFYTLITVFSKKKNILLLLLNVIPIILIPFFKNMNFYLMIFFDIVIFILVFYNFKNREQMRLYRNYTWLNVAAIIFTYVMIEASKFNENGLLNFFMDAKDKNLFVKALVNTFYYVILTVPITLAISLFLAVLLNSNIRFKVFFRTSYFIPFVTSVVAVSLVWKWIFNDEFGLLNYFLSWFGIEPIRWLKDEKWTIPTIAIVSIWKQIGYDAIIFLAGLQNIDQFYYEAAEVDGANSWHKFSKITWPLLSPTTFFLLIVSMIGAFKVFAQVYVLYDGLPGPYNNSGMTMVYYVFDLFYRQQRMGIASAAAYLLFGIILIFTAIQYKVGNKVVEYVS, encoded by the coding sequence GTGAAAACTGCTACAAAGAAAAAGCTTAAAGAATCTTTACTTGCTTATTTGTTTTTATTACCATCTCTTATAGTTCTAGGAATATTCGTTTTCTGGCCAGTCGGTTTTTCCTTTGTTTTGAGCTTTTTTAAATGGGACTTTAGAAATATGAATGCCCCTTACTTTAATGGTCTTGATAACTATTTAAGCATTTTTGAGTTTGACTATCCTCCAAAATATTCATTTTTTGAGTGCTTTATTTTTTCAATTGGTTACATCTTTATTGCTATATTGATTGTCGTTACCTTTTACACATTAATAACAGTATTTAGTAAAAAAAAGAACATTCTTTTACTTTTACTAAATGTCATTCCGATTATATTAATTCCATTTTTTAAAAATATGAATTTTTATCTCATGATTTTCTTTGACATTGTAATTTTTATTTTGGTATTTTACAACTTTAAAAACAGAGAACAAATGAGACTTTACAGAAACTATACGTGGTTAAATGTGGCTGCTATTATTTTTACTTATGTTATGATAGAAGCAAGTAAGTTTAACGAAAATGGTTTATTAAACTTCTTTATGGACGCTAAAGACAAAAATTTATTTGTTAAAGCGTTAGTTAATACTTTTTATTATGTAATTTTAACCGTTCCTATTACTCTTGCAATATCACTTTTCCTTGCGGTTCTTTTAAACTCTAATATAAGATTTAAAGTGTTTTTCAGAACAAGTTATTTTATTCCTTTTGTTACTTCTGTTGTTGCTGTATCACTAGTGTGGAAATGGATTTTTAATGATGAATTTGGTCTTTTAAATTATTTCCTATCATGGTTTGGTATAGAGCCAATAAGGTGGCTTAAAGATGAAAAGTGGACAATTCCAACAATTGCCATTGTTTCTATATGGAAACAAATTGGATACGATGCAATTATTTTTCTTGCGGGTCTACAAAATATTGATCAATTTTATTATGAAGCTGCAGAAGTTGATGGCGCAAATTCATGGCATAAATTTTCAAAAATTACTTGGCCTCTACTTTCACCAACAACGTTTTTCTTATTAATAGTTTCGATGATTGGAGCATTTAAAGTTTTTGCACAAGTTTATGTTCTTTATGATGGTTTACCAGGCCCATATAATAACAGCGGTATGACAATGGTATATTATGTTTTTGACCTTTTCTACAGGCAACAAAGAATGGGAATTGCAAGTGCCGCTGCATATCTTTTGTTTGGCATAATTTTAATATTCACAGCTATTCAATATAAAGTTGGAAATAAAGTCGTAGAATACGTATCGTGA